A window of Oncorhynchus keta strain PuntledgeMale-10-30-2019 chromosome 27, Oket_V2, whole genome shotgun sequence contains these coding sequences:
- the LOC118359477 gene encoding probable nuclear hormone receptor HR38 isoform X1 gives MCSQDLNNRTAEQLQMQEMNVPPHGAQPYENSLYNSESLNLDLTSRLAMDVSSHTDQLSAPSLTSINSLVGTYAGDFNACQIATAPTTASDPELPFKIDDFQVYGCYPGTLALSYFDEALSSGGSDFFGSPVSAQSPCTPGFQNQPASVWDSPFGPYSPNPGSWVADKTALTQPSSFFTFCPGSVEDLSPLGQPQLAEQDPFSLGHQHPSPPSFSPLTQEPGTLDVSGLIEGRMSAKPHSPTENEGLCAVCGDNASCQHYGVRTCEGCKGFFKRTVQKKSKYVCLTNKDCPVDKRRRNRCQFCRFQKCLAVGMVKEVVRTDSLKGRRGRLPSKPKAVQGLSSAVSRVDIIASLVREYIESNSGVEKLDYSKYQETVASLSEKEDTCDIKQFYNLLTESMEVIRKWAESIPGFTAFCSEDQELLLESAFLELFILRLAYRSNPETDKLIFCNGMVLHRMQCIRGFGDWIDSIMDFSQSLHRMNLDVSSFSCLTTLVIITDRHGLKDPKRVEEFQSQLITCLRDHVSSCAPDSTGPNYLSRLLGKLPELRTLCTQGLQRIFYLKLEDLVPPPPIVDRMTMDILPL, from the exons ATGTGTTCCCAAGATCTCAATAACAGAACTGCAGAGCAACTTCAGATGCAAG AAATGAATGTCCCCCCACATGGAGCTCAGCCTTATGAGAACAGCCTCTACAACTCAGAGTCTCTGAACCTGGACCTTACCTCCAGGTTAGCTATGGATGTAAGTAGTCATACGGACCAGCTCTCTGCCCCTTCTCTGACTAGCATCAACTCCCTGGTGGGCACTTACGCTGGAGATTTTAATGCCTGTCAGATTGCCACAGCTCCTACCACCGCCTCGGACCCTGAGCTGCCCTTCAAAATTGATGACTTCCAGGTTTACGGCTGCTACCCTGGCACCTTGGCCCTGAGCTACTTCGACGAAGCCCTGTCTTCTGGTGGCTCTGACTTTTTCGGCAGCCCTGTGTCAGCCCAGTCTCCCTGTACTCCAGGTTTCCAGAACCAGCCTGCGTCAGTTTGGGACTCGCCCTTCGGTCCATACTCTCCCAACCCGGGCAGCTGGGTGGCTGATAAGACTGCATTAACACAGCCATCCTCTTTCTTCACCTTCTGTCCCGGCTCAGTTGAGGATCTGTCTCCTCTGGGCCAGCCCCAGCTGGCTGAGCAAGACCCCTTCTCTCTGGGCCATCAGCACCCCTCCCCCCCGTCCTTCTCCCCTCTAACCCAGGAGCCGGGCACCCTAGATGTCTCAGGCCTCATTGAAGGGAGAATGTCTGCGAAACCGCACAGCCCTACTGAAAATGAGGGTCTCTGTGCTGTTTGTGGGGACAATGCCTCCTGCCAGCACTATGGGGTTCGAACCTGTGAGGGCTGCAAAGGTTTTTTCAAG CGTACTGTACAGAAAAAATCTAAATATGTGTGCCTTACCAACAAGGACTGTCCAGTTGACAAGCGGCGACGGAACCGCTGTCAATTCTGTCGTTTCCAGAAGTGCCTGGCAGTAGGCATGGTGAAAGAAG ttGTGAGAACAGATAGCTTAAAAGGTCGAAGAGGTCGTCTGCCCTCCAAGCCAAAAGCAGTCCAGGGCCTATCGTCTGCTGTGTCTCGAGTCGACATCATTGCCTCTCTTGTGAGAGAATACATTGAATCAAACTCTGGTGTTGAGAAACTGGACTACTCCAAG TACCAGGAGACTGTGGCCAGTCTGTCAGAGAAAGAGGACACTTGTGACATCAAACAGTTCTACAACCTCCTCACGGAGTCCATGGAAGTGATCAGGAAGTGGGCTGAGAGCATCCCTGGGTTCACCGCCTTCTGCTCCGAGGACCAGGAGCTGCTACTGGAGTCAGCCTTCTTAGAACTGTTCATCTTGCGACTAGCAtacag GTCCAACCCTGAGACGGACAAGCTGATTTTCTGCAATGGCATGGTGCTTCACCGGATGCAGTGTATACGGGGTTTCGGTGACTGGATAGACTCCATCATGGACTTCTCCCAGAGCCTCCACCGCATGAACCTGGACGTGTCATCCTTCTCCTGCCTCACAACTCTGGTCATAATCACTG ACCGCCACGGCCTGAAGGATCCAAAGCGGGTGGAGGAGTTCCAGAGCCAGCTAATCACCTGTCTCAGAGATCACGTCTCCAGCTGCGCCCCTGACTCCACTGGGCCCAACTACCTGTCCCGACTTCTGGGAAAACTGCCCGAGCTACGGACTCTCTGCACCCAGGGCCTGCAACGCATCTTCTATCTCAAGCTTGAGGACTTGGTCCCACCACCCCCCATAGTTGACAGAATGACCATGGACATTCTGCCTTTATGA
- the LOC118359477 gene encoding nuclear receptor subfamily 4 group A member 1-like isoform X2, with protein MNVPPHGAQPYENSLYNSESLNLDLTSRLAMDVSSHTDQLSAPSLTSINSLVGTYAGDFNACQIATAPTTASDPELPFKIDDFQVYGCYPGTLALSYFDEALSSGGSDFFGSPVSAQSPCTPGFQNQPASVWDSPFGPYSPNPGSWVADKTALTQPSSFFTFCPGSVEDLSPLGQPQLAEQDPFSLGHQHPSPPSFSPLTQEPGTLDVSGLIEGRMSAKPHSPTENEGLCAVCGDNASCQHYGVRTCEGCKGFFKRTVQKKSKYVCLTNKDCPVDKRRRNRCQFCRFQKCLAVGMVKEVVRTDSLKGRRGRLPSKPKAVQGLSSAVSRVDIIASLVREYIESNSGVEKLDYSKYQETVASLSEKEDTCDIKQFYNLLTESMEVIRKWAESIPGFTAFCSEDQELLLESAFLELFILRLAYRSNPETDKLIFCNGMVLHRMQCIRGFGDWIDSIMDFSQSLHRMNLDVSSFSCLTTLVIITDRHGLKDPKRVEEFQSQLITCLRDHVSSCAPDSTGPNYLSRLLGKLPELRTLCTQGLQRIFYLKLEDLVPPPPIVDRMTMDILPL; from the exons ATGAATGTCCCCCCACATGGAGCTCAGCCTTATGAGAACAGCCTCTACAACTCAGAGTCTCTGAACCTGGACCTTACCTCCAGGTTAGCTATGGATGTAAGTAGTCATACGGACCAGCTCTCTGCCCCTTCTCTGACTAGCATCAACTCCCTGGTGGGCACTTACGCTGGAGATTTTAATGCCTGTCAGATTGCCACAGCTCCTACCACCGCCTCGGACCCTGAGCTGCCCTTCAAAATTGATGACTTCCAGGTTTACGGCTGCTACCCTGGCACCTTGGCCCTGAGCTACTTCGACGAAGCCCTGTCTTCTGGTGGCTCTGACTTTTTCGGCAGCCCTGTGTCAGCCCAGTCTCCCTGTACTCCAGGTTTCCAGAACCAGCCTGCGTCAGTTTGGGACTCGCCCTTCGGTCCATACTCTCCCAACCCGGGCAGCTGGGTGGCTGATAAGACTGCATTAACACAGCCATCCTCTTTCTTCACCTTCTGTCCCGGCTCAGTTGAGGATCTGTCTCCTCTGGGCCAGCCCCAGCTGGCTGAGCAAGACCCCTTCTCTCTGGGCCATCAGCACCCCTCCCCCCCGTCCTTCTCCCCTCTAACCCAGGAGCCGGGCACCCTAGATGTCTCAGGCCTCATTGAAGGGAGAATGTCTGCGAAACCGCACAGCCCTACTGAAAATGAGGGTCTCTGTGCTGTTTGTGGGGACAATGCCTCCTGCCAGCACTATGGGGTTCGAACCTGTGAGGGCTGCAAAGGTTTTTTCAAG CGTACTGTACAGAAAAAATCTAAATATGTGTGCCTTACCAACAAGGACTGTCCAGTTGACAAGCGGCGACGGAACCGCTGTCAATTCTGTCGTTTCCAGAAGTGCCTGGCAGTAGGCATGGTGAAAGAAG ttGTGAGAACAGATAGCTTAAAAGGTCGAAGAGGTCGTCTGCCCTCCAAGCCAAAAGCAGTCCAGGGCCTATCGTCTGCTGTGTCTCGAGTCGACATCATTGCCTCTCTTGTGAGAGAATACATTGAATCAAACTCTGGTGTTGAGAAACTGGACTACTCCAAG TACCAGGAGACTGTGGCCAGTCTGTCAGAGAAAGAGGACACTTGTGACATCAAACAGTTCTACAACCTCCTCACGGAGTCCATGGAAGTGATCAGGAAGTGGGCTGAGAGCATCCCTGGGTTCACCGCCTTCTGCTCCGAGGACCAGGAGCTGCTACTGGAGTCAGCCTTCTTAGAACTGTTCATCTTGCGACTAGCAtacag GTCCAACCCTGAGACGGACAAGCTGATTTTCTGCAATGGCATGGTGCTTCACCGGATGCAGTGTATACGGGGTTTCGGTGACTGGATAGACTCCATCATGGACTTCTCCCAGAGCCTCCACCGCATGAACCTGGACGTGTCATCCTTCTCCTGCCTCACAACTCTGGTCATAATCACTG ACCGCCACGGCCTGAAGGATCCAAAGCGGGTGGAGGAGTTCCAGAGCCAGCTAATCACCTGTCTCAGAGATCACGTCTCCAGCTGCGCCCCTGACTCCACTGGGCCCAACTACCTGTCCCGACTTCTGGGAAAACTGCCCGAGCTACGGACTCTCTGCACCCAGGGCCTGCAACGCATCTTCTATCTCAAGCTTGAGGACTTGGTCCCACCACCCCCCATAGTTGACAGAATGACCATGGACATTCTGCCTTTATGA